One Xiphophorus maculatus strain JP 163 A chromosome 10, X_maculatus-5.0-male, whole genome shotgun sequence genomic region harbors:
- the LOC102217427 gene encoding vesicular glutamate transporter 1-like: protein MEIRPDRFKAAAAKTLGKIYGALEKKQENGETIELSAEGRPELVQEKEMPVVDCTCFGLPRRYIIAILSGLGFCISFGIRCNLGVAIVSMVNSHTVFRDNKEVIVKAQFTWDPETVGMIHGSFFWGYIVTQIPGGFICQKFAANRVFGFAVVATSCLNMLIPTAARMHFGCVIIVRICQGLVEGVSYPACHGIWAKWAPPLERSRLATTAFCGSYAGAVIAMPLAGILVQYSGWSSVFYVYGSFGVMWYCFWILVSYESPAAHPTITEEERTYIEESIGESSQHTVTKFNTPWKSFFTSMPVYAIIVANFCRSWTFYLLLISQPAYFEEVFGFEISKVGILSALPHLVMTIIVPIGGQIADYLRSNQIMTTTNVRKIMNCGGFGMEATLLLVVGFSHTKGVAITFLVLAVGFSGFAISGFNVNHLDIAPRYASILMGISNGVGTLSGMVCPLIVGAMTKNKTREEWQGVFLIASLVHYGGVIFYGIFASGEKQPWAEPEELSVEKCGILDEDELANETEELYRSSGGAGYGATTQGSDPNGGGGGWVSDWDRTEEYVQPAGTNSYAHGGEPEFT, encoded by the exons ATGGAGATCCGGCCGGACAGGTTCAAAGCTGCGGCAGCGAAGACTCTGGGGAAGATTTACGG GGCGCTAGAGAAGAAGCAGGAAAATGGCGAAACCATCGAGCTGTCGGCGGAGGGCCGGCCGGAGCTGGTGCAGGAGAAGGAGATGCCGGTGGTGGACTGCACCTGCTTCGGCCTGCCCCGCCGCTACATCATCGCCATCCTGTCCGGGCTCGGCTTCTGCATCTCGTTCGGCATCAGGTGCAACCTGGGCGTGGCCATCGTCAGCATGGTCAACAGCCACACCGTCTTCAGGGACAACAAGGAGGTCATCGTG AAAGCTCAGTTCACCTGGGATCCAGAGACGGTGGGGATGATCCACGGTTCCTTCTTCTGGGGTTACATCGTCACCCAGATCCCCGGAGGTTTTATCTGTCAGAAGTTCGCAGCAAACAG GGTGTTTGGCTTCGCCGTCGTCGCCACTTCCTGCCTGAACATGCTGATCCCCACGGCGGCACGGATGCACTTCGGCTGCGTCATCATAGTGAGGATCTGTCAGGGCCTGGTGGAG GGCGTCTCCTACCCGGCCTGCCACGGCATCTGGGCCAAATGGGCCCCGCCGCTGGAACGAAGCCGCCTGGCCACGACGGCCTTCTGTG GCTCTTATGCGGGCGCAGTGATCGCCATGCCGCTGGCTGGAATCCTGGTCCAGTACTCAGGATGGTCCTCCGTCTTCTACGTCTACG GGAGCTTCGGGGTCATGTGGTACTGCTTCTGGATCCTGGTTTCGTACGAGAGTCCGGCGGCTCACCCGACCATCACGGAGGAGGAGCGGACGTACATCGAGGAGAGCATCGGCGAGTCGTCTCAGCACACGGTGACG AAGTTCAACACTCCGTGGAAATCGTTCTTCACCTCCATGCCGGTCTACGCCATCATAGTGGCCAATTTCTGCCGCAGCTGGACTTTCTATCTGCTGCTCATCAGCCAGCCCGCCTACTTTGAGGAAGTGTTTGGCTTCGAAATCAGCAAG GTGGGAATACTTTCTGCTCTGCCTCACCTGGTCATGACCATCATCGTTCCCATCGGAGGCCAAATCGCCGACTACCTGCGCTCCAATCAGATCATGACCACCACAAACGTCAGAAAGATCATGAACTGTGGAG GGTTCGGGATGGAGGCCACCCTCCTGCTGGTGGTCGGCTTCTCGCACACGAAGGGCGTCGCCATCACCTTCCTGGTTCTGGCGGTGGGATTCTCTGGCTTCGCCATTTCAG GTTTTAACGTCAACCACCTGGACATCGCGCCGCGATACGCCAGCATCCTCATGGGGATCTCCAACGGCGTGGGCACACTGTCCGGCATGGTCTGCCCGCTGATAGTGGGCGCCATGACCAAAAACAAG ACGCGGGAGGAGTGGCAGGGTGTGTTTCTGATCGCCTCACTCGTTCATTATGGTGGGGTTATATTTTATG GTATTTTTGCCTCTGGGGAGAAGCAGCCGTGGGCCGAGCCGGAGGAGCTGAGCGTGGAGAAGTGCGGCATCCTGGACGAGGACGAGCTCGCCAACGAGACGGAGGAGCTGTACCGCTCCAGCGGAGGAGCCGGCTACGGCGCCACCACCCAGGGCTCCGACCCCAACGGAGGAGGCGGCGGCTGGGTCTCCGACTGGGACAGAACCGAGGAGTACGTCCAGCCGGCCGGGACCAACAGCTACGCTCACGGAGGCGAGCCAGAGTTCACATAG